From one Phoenix dactylifera cultivar Barhee BC4 unplaced genomic scaffold, palm_55x_up_171113_PBpolish2nd_filt_p 001463F, whole genome shotgun sequence genomic stretch:
- the LOC103717253 gene encoding prolycopene isomerase, chloroplastic isoform X1, with translation MVYIPEGEFLSRIGPTEFLKDLEKYVGLEAVREWKKLLDVVLPMSAAATALPPLSIRGDWGVLSTAAARYAPSLLKSFIQIGPQGALGATKLLRPFSEIIDSLELKNPFIRNWVDLLCFLLAGVKSNGTLTAEMVYMFAEWYKPGCLLEYPLHGSGAVVDALVRGMQKFGGRLALGTHVENILVENGRAIGVKLRSGQIVRAKKAVVSNASMWDTLNLLPADAIPKSYQTKVKETPQCESFMHLHLGFDSQDILEGLGIHHIVVNDWSRGVDADQNVVLISVPSVLGKDLAPPGKHVLHAYTPGTEPFGLWEGLDRRSAEYRGLKAERSEVMWRAVERALGPGFSRENCDVKLVGTPLTHQRFLRRNRGTYGPAIKAGEATFPGHSTPIPQLFCCGDSTFPGIGVPAVAASGAIVANSLVSVSQHSELLDAVGI, from the exons GACCTTGAGAAGTATGTAGGTCTTGAAGCTGTCCGTGAGTGGAAAAAGCTTCTT GATGTGGTTCTGCCAATGTCGGCTGCTGCAAcagctcttcctcctctttctatTCGAGGGGATTGGGGTGTTCTCTCGACAGCAGCAGCTAGATATGCTCCATCTTTATTGAAATCATTTATCCAAATAGGACCTCAAGGAGCTCTAGGTGCTACTAAGCTGTTGAGACCCTTCTCAGAGATTATTGATTCACTGGAGCTGAAAAACCCTTTTATTCGTAATTGGGTGGACCTGTTGTGCTTTCTACTTGCAGGGGTCAAATCTAATGGGACACTCACGGCGGAAATG GTTTATATGTTTGCAGAATGGTATAAACCAGGGTGCTTGCTTGAATATCCTCTTCATGGAAGTGGGGCAGTAGTAGATGCTCTTGTGCGAGGAATGCAAAAATTTGGTGGAAGGCTTGCATTGGGTACTCATGTTGAAAATATTCTGGTTGAAAATGGTCGAGCTATTGGCGTCAAGTTAAGGAGTGGACAG ATTGTACGTGCCAAGAAAGCTGTTGTAAGCAATGCATCTATGTGGGACACTTTGAATTTGCTACCAGCAGATGCCATCCCAAAATCTTACCAAACTAAAGTTAAAGAAACCCCACAATGTGAATCATTTATGCATCTCCACTTGGGTTTTGATTCACAG GACATCCTGGAAGGCCTGGGAATCCATCACATAGTTGTTAATGATTGGAGCAGGGGTGTAGATGCTGATCAGAATGTTGTCTTAATTTCTGTACCTAGTGTGCTCGGTAAAGACTTGGCACCCCCGGGGAAACATGTTTTGCATGCTTATACTCCAGGAACAGAACCATTTGGCTTGTGGGAAGGGCTTGATCGTAGAAGTGCAGAGTATCGAGGACTCAAAGCAGAACGATCAGAG GTAATGTGGAGAGCTGTTGAACGTGCTCTGGGTCCTGGATTTAGTCGTGAAAATTGTGATGTGAAATTGGTAGGAACGCCACTTACTCACCAGAGGTTCCTTAGAAGGAATAGAGGAACATATGGCCCAGCTATAAAAGCTGGAGAAGCCACGTTTCCTGGTCATTCAACACCCATCCCACAGCTCTTTTGTTGCGGCGATTCAACTTTTCCAGGAATTGGAGTTCCAGCAGTGGCAGCTAGTGGCGCTATAGTTGCCAATTCTTTGGTATCTGTTTCACAACACTCTGAGCTTCTTGATGCTGTTGGAATTTGA
- the LOC103717253 gene encoding prolycopene isomerase, chloroplastic isoform X3, with protein MVYIPEGEFLSRIGPTEFLKDLEKYVGLEAVREWKKLLVYMFAEWYKPGCLLEYPLHGSGAVVDALVRGMQKFGGRLALGTHVENILVENGRAIGVKLRSGQIVRAKKAVVSNASMWDTLNLLPADAIPKSYQTKVKETPQCESFMHLHLGFDSQDILEGLGIHHIVVNDWSRGVDADQNVVLISVPSVLGKDLAPPGKHVLHAYTPGTEPFGLWEGLDRRSAEYRGLKAERSEVMWRAVERALGPGFSRENCDVKLVGTPLTHQRFLRRNRGTYGPAIKAGEATFPGHSTPIPQLFCCGDSTFPGIGVPAVAASGAIVANSLVSVSQHSELLDAVGI; from the exons GACCTTGAGAAGTATGTAGGTCTTGAAGCTGTCCGTGAGTGGAAAAAGCTTCTT GTTTATATGTTTGCAGAATGGTATAAACCAGGGTGCTTGCTTGAATATCCTCTTCATGGAAGTGGGGCAGTAGTAGATGCTCTTGTGCGAGGAATGCAAAAATTTGGTGGAAGGCTTGCATTGGGTACTCATGTTGAAAATATTCTGGTTGAAAATGGTCGAGCTATTGGCGTCAAGTTAAGGAGTGGACAG ATTGTACGTGCCAAGAAAGCTGTTGTAAGCAATGCATCTATGTGGGACACTTTGAATTTGCTACCAGCAGATGCCATCCCAAAATCTTACCAAACTAAAGTTAAAGAAACCCCACAATGTGAATCATTTATGCATCTCCACTTGGGTTTTGATTCACAG GACATCCTGGAAGGCCTGGGAATCCATCACATAGTTGTTAATGATTGGAGCAGGGGTGTAGATGCTGATCAGAATGTTGTCTTAATTTCTGTACCTAGTGTGCTCGGTAAAGACTTGGCACCCCCGGGGAAACATGTTTTGCATGCTTATACTCCAGGAACAGAACCATTTGGCTTGTGGGAAGGGCTTGATCGTAGAAGTGCAGAGTATCGAGGACTCAAAGCAGAACGATCAGAG GTAATGTGGAGAGCTGTTGAACGTGCTCTGGGTCCTGGATTTAGTCGTGAAAATTGTGATGTGAAATTGGTAGGAACGCCACTTACTCACCAGAGGTTCCTTAGAAGGAATAGAGGAACATATGGCCCAGCTATAAAAGCTGGAGAAGCCACGTTTCCTGGTCATTCAACACCCATCCCACAGCTCTTTTGTTGCGGCGATTCAACTTTTCCAGGAATTGGAGTTCCAGCAGTGGCAGCTAGTGGCGCTATAGTTGCCAATTCTTTGGTATCTGTTTCACAACACTCTGAGCTTCTTGATGCTGTTGGAATTTGA
- the LOC103717253 gene encoding prolycopene isomerase, chloroplastic isoform X2 — translation MDLEKYVGLEAVREWKKLLDVVLPMSAAATALPPLSIRGDWGVLSTAAARYAPSLLKSFIQIGPQGALGATKLLRPFSEIIDSLELKNPFIRNWVDLLCFLLAGVKSNGTLTAEMVYMFAEWYKPGCLLEYPLHGSGAVVDALVRGMQKFGGRLALGTHVENILVENGRAIGVKLRSGQIVRAKKAVVSNASMWDTLNLLPADAIPKSYQTKVKETPQCESFMHLHLGFDSQDILEGLGIHHIVVNDWSRGVDADQNVVLISVPSVLGKDLAPPGKHVLHAYTPGTEPFGLWEGLDRRSAEYRGLKAERSEVMWRAVERALGPGFSRENCDVKLVGTPLTHQRFLRRNRGTYGPAIKAGEATFPGHSTPIPQLFCCGDSTFPGIGVPAVAASGAIVANSLVSVSQHSELLDAVGI, via the exons GACCTTGAGAAGTATGTAGGTCTTGAAGCTGTCCGTGAGTGGAAAAAGCTTCTT GATGTGGTTCTGCCAATGTCGGCTGCTGCAAcagctcttcctcctctttctatTCGAGGGGATTGGGGTGTTCTCTCGACAGCAGCAGCTAGATATGCTCCATCTTTATTGAAATCATTTATCCAAATAGGACCTCAAGGAGCTCTAGGTGCTACTAAGCTGTTGAGACCCTTCTCAGAGATTATTGATTCACTGGAGCTGAAAAACCCTTTTATTCGTAATTGGGTGGACCTGTTGTGCTTTCTACTTGCAGGGGTCAAATCTAATGGGACACTCACGGCGGAAATG GTTTATATGTTTGCAGAATGGTATAAACCAGGGTGCTTGCTTGAATATCCTCTTCATGGAAGTGGGGCAGTAGTAGATGCTCTTGTGCGAGGAATGCAAAAATTTGGTGGAAGGCTTGCATTGGGTACTCATGTTGAAAATATTCTGGTTGAAAATGGTCGAGCTATTGGCGTCAAGTTAAGGAGTGGACAG ATTGTACGTGCCAAGAAAGCTGTTGTAAGCAATGCATCTATGTGGGACACTTTGAATTTGCTACCAGCAGATGCCATCCCAAAATCTTACCAAACTAAAGTTAAAGAAACCCCACAATGTGAATCATTTATGCATCTCCACTTGGGTTTTGATTCACAG GACATCCTGGAAGGCCTGGGAATCCATCACATAGTTGTTAATGATTGGAGCAGGGGTGTAGATGCTGATCAGAATGTTGTCTTAATTTCTGTACCTAGTGTGCTCGGTAAAGACTTGGCACCCCCGGGGAAACATGTTTTGCATGCTTATACTCCAGGAACAGAACCATTTGGCTTGTGGGAAGGGCTTGATCGTAGAAGTGCAGAGTATCGAGGACTCAAAGCAGAACGATCAGAG GTAATGTGGAGAGCTGTTGAACGTGCTCTGGGTCCTGGATTTAGTCGTGAAAATTGTGATGTGAAATTGGTAGGAACGCCACTTACTCACCAGAGGTTCCTTAGAAGGAATAGAGGAACATATGGCCCAGCTATAAAAGCTGGAGAAGCCACGTTTCCTGGTCATTCAACACCCATCCCACAGCTCTTTTGTTGCGGCGATTCAACTTTTCCAGGAATTGGAGTTCCAGCAGTGGCAGCTAGTGGCGCTATAGTTGCCAATTCTTTGGTATCTGTTTCACAACACTCTGAGCTTCTTGATGCTGTTGGAATTTGA
- the LOC103717253 gene encoding prolycopene isomerase, chloroplastic isoform X4, producing the protein MDLEKYVGLEAVREWKKLLVYMFAEWYKPGCLLEYPLHGSGAVVDALVRGMQKFGGRLALGTHVENILVENGRAIGVKLRSGQIVRAKKAVVSNASMWDTLNLLPADAIPKSYQTKVKETPQCESFMHLHLGFDSQDILEGLGIHHIVVNDWSRGVDADQNVVLISVPSVLGKDLAPPGKHVLHAYTPGTEPFGLWEGLDRRSAEYRGLKAERSEVMWRAVERALGPGFSRENCDVKLVGTPLTHQRFLRRNRGTYGPAIKAGEATFPGHSTPIPQLFCCGDSTFPGIGVPAVAASGAIVANSLVSVSQHSELLDAVGI; encoded by the exons GACCTTGAGAAGTATGTAGGTCTTGAAGCTGTCCGTGAGTGGAAAAAGCTTCTT GTTTATATGTTTGCAGAATGGTATAAACCAGGGTGCTTGCTTGAATATCCTCTTCATGGAAGTGGGGCAGTAGTAGATGCTCTTGTGCGAGGAATGCAAAAATTTGGTGGAAGGCTTGCATTGGGTACTCATGTTGAAAATATTCTGGTTGAAAATGGTCGAGCTATTGGCGTCAAGTTAAGGAGTGGACAG ATTGTACGTGCCAAGAAAGCTGTTGTAAGCAATGCATCTATGTGGGACACTTTGAATTTGCTACCAGCAGATGCCATCCCAAAATCTTACCAAACTAAAGTTAAAGAAACCCCACAATGTGAATCATTTATGCATCTCCACTTGGGTTTTGATTCACAG GACATCCTGGAAGGCCTGGGAATCCATCACATAGTTGTTAATGATTGGAGCAGGGGTGTAGATGCTGATCAGAATGTTGTCTTAATTTCTGTACCTAGTGTGCTCGGTAAAGACTTGGCACCCCCGGGGAAACATGTTTTGCATGCTTATACTCCAGGAACAGAACCATTTGGCTTGTGGGAAGGGCTTGATCGTAGAAGTGCAGAGTATCGAGGACTCAAAGCAGAACGATCAGAG GTAATGTGGAGAGCTGTTGAACGTGCTCTGGGTCCTGGATTTAGTCGTGAAAATTGTGATGTGAAATTGGTAGGAACGCCACTTACTCACCAGAGGTTCCTTAGAAGGAATAGAGGAACATATGGCCCAGCTATAAAAGCTGGAGAAGCCACGTTTCCTGGTCATTCAACACCCATCCCACAGCTCTTTTGTTGCGGCGATTCAACTTTTCCAGGAATTGGAGTTCCAGCAGTGGCAGCTAGTGGCGCTATAGTTGCCAATTCTTTGGTATCTGTTTCACAACACTCTGAGCTTCTTGATGCTGTTGGAATTTGA